A region of Solanum dulcamara chromosome 7, daSolDulc1.2, whole genome shotgun sequence DNA encodes the following proteins:
- the LOC129893852 gene encoding ATP-dependent Clp protease ATP-binding subunit ClpA homolog CD4A, chloroplastic: MARALVQSTNIPSSVAGERAGQFNGSRKNQITVRMLCNVKLYSSRLNSFTGLRGCNALDTLLVKSGQTLHSKVAAATSVRRPRGCRFVPKAMFERFTEKAIKVIMLAQEEARRLGHNFVGTEQILLGLIGEGTGIAAKVLKSMGINLKDARVEVEKIIGRGSGFVAVEIPFTPRAKRVLELSLEEARQLGHNYIGSEHLLLGLLREGEGVAARVLENLGADPSNIRTQVIRMVGESNEAVGASVGGGTSGQKMPTLEEYGTNLTKLAEEGKLDPVVGRQAQIERVTQILGRRTKNNPCLIGEPGVGKTAIAEGLAQRIANGDVPETIEGKKVITLDMGLLVAGTKYRGEFEERLKKLMEEIKQSDEIILFIDEVHTLIGAGAAEGAIDAANILKPALARGELQCIGATTLDEYRKHIEKDPALERRFQPVKVPEPSVDETIQILKGLRERYEIHHKLRYTDEALDAAAKLSHQYISDRFLPDKAIDLIDEAGSRVRLRHAQLPEEARELEKELRQITKEKNEAVRGQDFEKAGELRDREMDLKAQITALIDKNKEMSKAESEAGDAAGPLVTEADIQHIVSSWTGIPVEKVSTDESDRLLKMEETLHTRVIGQDEAVKAISRAIRRARVGLKNPNRPIASFIFSGPTGVGKSELAKSLATYYFGSEEAMIRLDMSEFMERHTVSKLIGSPPGYVGYTEGGQLTEAVRRRPYTVVLFDEIEKAHPDVFNMMLQILEDGRLTDSKGRTVDFKNTLLIMTSNVGSSVIEKGGRRIGFDLDFDEKDSSYNRIKSLVTEELKQYFRPEFLNRLDEMIVFRQLTKLEVKEIADIMLKEVFVRLKNKEIELQVTERFRDRVVEEGYNPSYGARPLRRAIMRLLEDSMAEKMLAGEIKEGDSVIVDVDSDGNVNVLNGSSGAPSDSAPEPIPV; this comes from the exons ATGGCTAGAGCTTTAGTTCAGTCAACAAACATTCCATCTTCAGTTGCCGGTGAAAGGGCTGGACAATTCAATGGCTCCCGGAAAAATCAAATAACTGTTAGAATGCTATGTAATGTAAAATTATATTCCTCAAGGCTGAACAGTTTTACAGGACTGCGAGGGTGCAATGCATTAGATACACTACTTGTAAAATCTGGACAAACTCTCCATTCAAAAGTGGCAGCTGCAACTTCTGTCAGACGACCACGAGGGTGCCGATTTGTCCCAAAAGCAATGTTTGAGCGCTTCACCGAGAAAGCAATAAAAGTCATTATGCTTGCACAAGAAGAGGCCAGACGATTAGGTCACAACTTTGTTGGCACAGAGCAAATCTTGCTGGGTCTTATTGGTGAGGGAACTGGTATTGCTGCTAAGGTTCTTAAATCCATGGGAATTAATTTGAAAGATGCTCGTGTGGAGGTAGAGAAAATAATTGGAAGGGGTAGTGGGTTTGTGGCCGTTGAGATTCCATTTACTCCTCGTGCGAAGCGTGTTCTAGAACTTTCTCTGGAGGAAGCCCGCCAACTTG GGCATAATTACATTGGCTCAGAACACTTGCTACTTGGATTGCTGCGAGAAGGTGAAGGTGTGGCTGCCCGTGTTCTTGAAAACTTGGGTGCTGACCCCAGTAACATTCGCACACAG gtcATACGAATGGTTGGTGAGAGTAATGAAGCTGTTGGTGCTAGTGTTGGAGGTGGAACTTCTGGCCAAAAGATGCCTACATTGGAGGAGTACGGTACCAATTTGACAAAGTTAGCTGAAGAG GGGAAACTAGATCCTGTAGTTGGAAGACAGGCTCAAATTGAGCGTGTCACTCAAATCTTGGGTCGCCGTACAAAAAACAACCCTTGTCTTATTGGAGAACCAGGTGTTGGAAAAACTGCTATTGCCGAAGGGCTAGCTCAAAGAATTGCTAATGGTGATGTCCCTGAAACAATAGAGGGAAAGAAG GTCATAACACTTGATATGGGATTGCTTGTTGCTGGGACAAAATATCGTGGAGAGTTTGAGGAAAGACTGAAGAAACTAATGGAGGAAATTAAACAAAGTGATGAAATAATACTGTTTATTGATGAAGTGCACACATTGATTGGAGCTGGAGCTGCAGAGGGAGCAATTGATGCTGCAAACATCTTGAAACCTGCCCTGGCTAGAGGCGAGCTGCAG TGTATTGGAGCCACAACCCTGGATGAGTACAGAAAGCACATTGAGAAAGACCCTGCACTGGAGAGGAGGTTCCAGCCAGTTAAGGTCCCTGAACCTTCTGTGGATGAAACCATACAGATCCTAAAAGGGCTTCGGGAGAGGTATGAGATTCATCACAAGCTCCGTTACACCGATGAGGCATTAGACGCTGCTGCCAAGCTTTCTCACCAGTACATCAG TGACCGCTTTCTGCCTGATAAAGCAATTGACTTGATTGATGAAGCTGGTTCCCGTGTTCGACTTCGCCATGCACAG CTCCCTGAGGAAGCAAGAGAACTAGAGAAAGAGCTTCGCCAGATTACAAAGGAGAAAAATGAAGCTGTCCGCGGTCAAGATTTTGAAAAG GCTGGGGAGTTGCGTGATAGAGAAATGGATCTCAAGGCACAGATCACGGCCTTGATAGACAAAAACAAAGAGATGAGCAAGGCTGAATCTGAGGCAGGAGATGCAGCAGGTCCCTTGGTAACAGAGGCAGATATTCAGCACATTGTCTCTTCCTGGACTGGCATTCCTGTAGAGAAGGTCTCAACTGATGAATCTGACCGCCTCCTAAAAATGGAAGAAACTCTTCATACCCGAGTCATTGGCCAGGATGAAGCTGTAAAAGCCATTAGTCGTGCTATCAGACGTGCTCGTGTTGGACTCAAGAATCCCAACCGACCTATTGCCAGTTTCATCTTTTCTGGTCCAACTGGTGTTGGGAAGTCCGAACTGGCCAAGTCTTTAGCAACGTACTACTTTGGTTCTGAAGAAGCAATGATTCGGCTTGATATGAGCGAGTTTATGGAGAGACACACCGTCTCTAAACTCATTGGTTCACCCCCTGGGTATGTTGGTTACACTGAAGGTGGTCAATTAACTGAAGCTGTGAGGCGTCGACCTTACACTGTTGTGCTCTTTGATGAGATTGAGAAGGCTCATCCTGATGTCTTTAACATGATGCTTCAAATTCTTGAAGATGGAAGATTGACAGACAGCAAGGGCAGAACTGTCGACTTCAAGAATACACTCCTCATCATGACATCGAATGTTGGAAGCAGTGTGATAGAGAAAGGAGGCCGTCGCATAGGTTTTGATCTAGATTTTGACGAGAAGGATAGTAGTTACAACCGTATCAAGAGCTTGGTGACTGAGGAGTTGAAACAGTACTTCAGGCCAGAGTTCTTAAACAGATTAGATGAGATGATTGTATTCCGTCAGCTCACTAAGTTGGAGGTGAAGGAGATTGCTGATATCATGCTTAAGGAGGTCTTTGTCAGGTTGAAGAATAAGGAGATAGAACTTCAAGTGACTGAGAGGTTTAGAGACAGGGTGGTTGAGGAAGGATACAACCCAAGCTATGGAGCTAGGCCATTGAGGAGAGCTATTATGAGACTGCTGGAGGATAGCATGGCTGAGAAGATGCTTGCAGGTGAGATCAAAGAAGGTGATTCAGTAATTGTGGACGTGGATTCAGATGGCAATGTCAACGTCCTCAATGGCAGTAGCGGTGCTCCCTCAGATTCAGCTCCTGAGCCTATCCCTGTGTAG